The Thermococcus sp. 4557 genomic sequence TGGAGCGAAAGTGCCCACGGCGGACCTCACGGGGTCGAGGAGCTTGGCTCCGTTTTCAGGGACGCCTTCACCGGCGACGTTTACCTGATTCTGGCGATACTGGTTCCCTTCATAATAACCCTGGCCGTGAGGCTGGAAAGGGACGAGGGCGTTGCCCTCTCGGTGTACTCCCTTCCGGTTTCGAGGGTTAAAATACTCCTCGCCAAGTTCCTGGCGGCTTTCCTCGCGCTCTTCCTCTTCGTCTTCTCGGTACATCTCCTTGTCTTTGGCCTGCACTTCTCGGCCACGCCGGGCGCCGTGCTCAGCGTTCTGAAAACCCACACCCTCCAGATGGCGTTCTTCTACCTCTCCGCCCTGCTCTTCATGACCTCGGTCGCGGCCCTGATAGCGATAGCCTCGCCCAACACCTACGTCTCCATCTTCGGGGGCTTCATAGTCCTTTACCTCCCCGAATTTTTGGGGACGACGTGGTACGGGCCGGTGCCGTGGAGGAATTTCCTGATAAGTTACTATTTCGCCACCATTTCGATTCGAATGGATCCGCTGTTCTCGTGGGCCTTCGTGAAGATAACCCTCCTCCCGGCGCTGGTGTTACTTGCCCTATACCTGCTCATCGGCAACTGGAGGGACGTGAGATGAGGCTCTTCCGGGCGCTCCTCCTCGTCCTCATGCTGGTCTCGCTTGTAAGCCTCGGCCTGCAGTCCAACCTCAAGCCGAGCGACGTTCACTACAAAACGGCCTTCGTGTCCGGGAGGGACGCAACAGCCGTTTACATCTCCTCCATGGCGTCGGTGAAGCTCTACGCCGTCGGCACCGGGGAGTTCTGGATAGAAGACCTGCAGACGGGGGAGACTATATTCACCGGCGAAGTGGAGGGCAACGGGGCCTTCGCGCTCGTCTTTCCCCACCCCGGATACTATGAGTTCGGCGGGAACTCCACTCAGGGCATCACGATAACGATAACGCCCGTTGATGTTGGCTTCCCAGGGAAGCAGAAATCCGCCCACCTGTGGGCATCGGCGTTGTTCGGCGGGCTTCTGGCGCTGACGCTCCTTGGAGGTGGCAGGAGATGAGCGCGGTAATCGAGGCAAGGGATTTGCACAAGTACTTTGGGCCGATAAAGGCCCTTAAGGGTGTCACCGTCGAGATACCCGAGGGCCTGACGCTCATCCTCGGGCCCAACGGCGGCGGGAAGAGCACCTTCATGAAGGTCGCACTGGGCCTCTACAAGCCGACTAAGGGGACCGTGAGGCTCCTCGGAAAGAACCCCTGGAAGCACCCAGAAACGAGGAAATCCGTTGGCGTGGCCTTCGACCCCGGAAGGTTCCCGAAGCTGACGACGGGGCGGGAGTGGCTGGAGTTCATTGCGCGGACGCGGGGAGCGAACCCGGACGATGTTGAAAAGGCCGCCGGGCTCTTTGGCATCGAAGACGCCCTCGACAGGAGGATAGACGGCTACTCCTCGGGAATGGTGAAGAGGCTCAGCCTTGCGCAGGCTTTCGTGGGAGAGCCGGCTGTTGTGTTCCTGGACGAGCCGCTGGCCAACCTGGACTTTGAGAGCGTCGCCGAAATCGTGGGCATCATCGGGAAGTGGAAGGGCAGGGGCAGGAGCTTTATTCTCATAAGCCACATATGGGAGCCCTTTGAAGGGCTGGCCGACTACGGGGTGGTCATCAGCGGCGGAAAGGTTTACCTGAAGGG encodes the following:
- a CDS encoding ABC transporter permease, whose product is MREVLRWELRSPLNLALASAGAVLVGTVMKRYYMTWSESAHGGPHGVEELGSVFRDAFTGDVYLILAILVPFIITLAVRLERDEGVALSVYSLPVSRVKILLAKFLAAFLALFLFVFSVHLLVFGLHFSATPGAVLSVLKTHTLQMAFFYLSALLFMTSVAALIAIASPNTYVSIFGGFIVLYLPEFLGTTWYGPVPWRNFLISYYFATISIRMDPLFSWAFVKITLLPALVLLALYLLIGNWRDVR
- a CDS encoding ABC transporter ATP-binding protein produces the protein MSAVIEARDLHKYFGPIKALKGVTVEIPEGLTLILGPNGGGKSTFMKVALGLYKPTKGTVRLLGKNPWKHPETRKSVGVAFDPGRFPKLTTGREWLEFIARTRGANPDDVEKAAGLFGIEDALDRRIDGYSSGMVKRLSLAQAFVGEPAVVFLDEPLANLDFESVAEIVGIIGKWKGRGRSFILISHIWEPFEGLADYGVVISGGKVYLKGQFSEIREKIEGMFRPPAVGE